From Vibrio aerogenes, a single genomic window includes:
- the coaA gene encoding type I pantothenate kinase yields MNPYLSFDRYQWSELRNSVPMTLSENDLLELQGINEQLTMKEAVEIYLPLARLLNLYVASRQTRNTILNQFLGRKRVPPFVIGIAGSVAVGKSTTARLLKALLSRWENHPKVELVTTDGFLYPNEVLLEKGIMQKKGFPESYDIKSLVQFVSDVKSGKPNVSAPVYSHLTYDITEEKKIVNDPDILILEGLNVLQSGMDYPHAPHRVFISDFLDFSIFVDANPVFIENWYVSRFMKFRHGAFKTPGSYFSHYTRIAEDEATSIAKNIWHAINGKNLQENILPTRERAQLILRKGKNHTVEQILLRQ; encoded by the coding sequence ATGAATCCTTACTTATCATTTGATAGATATCAATGGTCGGAACTTCGCAATTCAGTTCCAATGACACTGTCAGAGAACGATCTTCTTGAATTGCAAGGCATTAATGAACAACTGACCATGAAGGAAGCAGTTGAAATTTATTTACCTTTGGCAAGACTACTGAATTTATATGTCGCTTCACGTCAAACAAGAAATACGATTCTAAACCAGTTTTTAGGACGAAAAAGAGTGCCTCCTTTTGTGATCGGTATTGCCGGGAGCGTTGCAGTCGGGAAAAGCACCACAGCACGTCTGCTGAAAGCACTTCTTTCCCGTTGGGAAAACCACCCTAAAGTTGAGCTGGTCACAACAGATGGGTTTCTTTATCCGAATGAAGTCCTCCTTGAGAAAGGCATTATGCAGAAAAAAGGGTTTCCGGAATCCTATGATATAAAGAGCCTTGTGCAATTTGTATCCGATGTAAAATCAGGAAAACCCAACGTTTCAGCGCCGGTATATTCTCATTTGACCTATGACATCACTGAAGAAAAAAAGATTGTCAATGATCCTGATATTCTGATTCTCGAAGGGCTCAATGTCTTACAAAGCGGGATGGATTATCCCCATGCACCACACCGGGTTTTTATTTCTGATTTTCTTGATTTTTCAATTTTTGTTGATGCTAACCCAGTGTTTATTGAAAACTGGTACGTCTCAAGGTTTATGAAATTCAGGCATGGAGCCTTCAAAACACCAGGCTCTTATTTTAGTCACTACACCCGTATTGCCGAAGATGAAGCCACCTCGATAGCAAAAAATATCTGGCATGCGATTAACGGAAAAAATCTACAGGAAAATATTTTACCAACACGGGAAAGAGCACAGCTTATTTTACGTAAAGGAAAAAATCATACGGTGGAACAAATTTTACTGCGTCAATAG
- the tuf gene encoding elongation factor Tu, giving the protein MSKEKFERTKPHVNVGTIGHVDHGKTTLTAAICTTLAKVYGGEAKDFASIDNAPEERERGITIATSHVEYDTPSRHYAHVDCPGHADYVKNMITGAAQMDGGILVVAATDGPMPQTREHILLGRQVGIPYIIVFMNKCDMVDDEELLELVEMEVRELLSEYEFPGDDLPVIQGSALGALNGEKEWEDKIVELAEALDTYIPEPERAIDQDFILPIEDVFSIQGRGTVVTGRVEQGIITVGDEVEIIGIKETTKTTCTGVEMFRKLLDEGRAGENVGVLLRGTKRDEVERGQVLAKPGSITPHTKFESEVYVLSKDEGGRHTPFFKGYRPQFYFRTTDVTGAIELPEGVEMVMPGDNIKMIVELIAPIAMDEGLRFAIREGGRTVGAGVVAKIIA; this is encoded by the coding sequence ATGTCTAAAGAAAAATTTGAACGTACGAAACCGCACGTAAACGTTGGTACTATCGGCCACGTTGACCACGGTAAAACAACGCTAACAGCAGCAATCTGTACAACACTTGCCAAAGTGTATGGTGGTGAAGCGAAAGATTTCGCATCAATCGATAACGCGCCTGAAGAGCGTGAGCGTGGTATCACAATCGCGACTTCACACGTTGAGTATGACACTCCAAGCCGCCACTACGCGCACGTAGACTGTCCTGGACACGCGGATTATGTAAAAAACATGATCACAGGTGCGGCACAGATGGATGGTGGTATCCTGGTTGTTGCAGCGACAGATGGTCCAATGCCACAGACTCGTGAGCACATCCTGCTGGGTCGTCAGGTAGGTATTCCTTACATCATCGTCTTCATGAACAAATGTGACATGGTAGATGATGAAGAGCTGCTTGAGCTGGTAGAAATGGAAGTACGTGAACTGCTTTCAGAATATGAATTCCCTGGAGATGACTTGCCAGTAATTCAGGGTTCAGCACTGGGTGCACTGAACGGTGAGAAAGAGTGGGAAGACAAGATTGTTGAGCTTGCAGAAGCTTTGGATACTTACATCCCAGAGCCAGAGCGTGCAATCGATCAGGATTTCATTCTGCCAATCGAAGATGTATTCTCAATCCAGGGCCGTGGTACAGTAGTAACAGGTCGTGTAGAGCAAGGCATCATCACAGTTGGTGACGAAGTAGAAATCATCGGTATCAAAGAGACGACTAAGACGACTTGTACTGGTGTAGAAATGTTCCGTAAGCTGCTTGACGAAGGTCGTGCAGGTGAGAACGTTGGCGTGCTTCTGCGTGGTACTAAGCGTGATGAAGTAGAGCGTGGTCAGGTACTTGCTAAGCCAGGTTCAATCACGCCGCACACAAAATTCGAATCAGAAGTTTACGTGTTGTCAAAAGATGAAGGTGGTCGTCATACACCATTCTTCAAAGGCTACCGTCCACAGTTCTACTTCCGTACAACGGACGTAACAGGTGCGATTGAGTTACCAGAAGGCGTAGAAATGGTGATGCCAGGCGACAACATCAAGATGATTGTTGAGCTGATTGCGCCAATCGCGATGGACGAAGGTCTTCGTTTTGCGATTCGTGAAGGTGGCCGTACAGTAGGCGCCGGTGTTGTTGCTAAAATCATCGCATAA
- the pssA gene encoding CDP-diacylglycerol--serine O-phosphatidyltransferase: MIARRNLFEQLPTIAIEPEDFQVLFSAEQFRQYLVQAIRQATHRIYIVALYLEADEAGKEILTELYAAKQRNPDLDINVCVDWHRAQRGLIGAESSAGNAAMYESFALSSEHQIPVYGIPVRGKEVLGVLHLKGFIIDDEVIYSGASLNNVYLQYQNRYRFDRYHVIQSKALADSMAGFIHCQMLSHPAVNNLATPSRPVTKELKPVIRQFRNCLSQAKYPFQHQEISPGHVGITPLVGVGKKSNHLNLHINHMISRAQKEIFICTPYFNFPKRIEVQVKRALKRGVKVNIIVGDKTANDFYIRPEDTFKTIGGLPYLYELNLRRFAKANEDKIASRQLSIHVWKHDDNSFHLKGIWVDRQYMLITGNNLNPRAWRLDLENGLLIQDQYGHLTSKFEQEFENILQHTQLICTYKQIDALDTYPPKVQRLIKRILRVKADRILKHIL; the protein is encoded by the coding sequence ATGATCGCTCGTAGAAATTTATTCGAACAATTGCCAACAATTGCAATAGAACCAGAAGACTTCCAGGTTTTATTCTCTGCAGAGCAATTCAGGCAATATCTGGTTCAAGCGATTCGTCAGGCCACTCATCGCATCTACATTGTTGCGCTTTATCTTGAGGCTGACGAAGCTGGCAAAGAAATCCTGACCGAACTTTATGCAGCTAAACAACGAAATCCAGACCTTGATATCAATGTCTGTGTTGACTGGCACAGAGCACAAAGAGGACTCATTGGCGCCGAAAGCTCAGCTGGAAACGCAGCGATGTATGAGTCTTTCGCTTTGTCCAGTGAACACCAGATTCCCGTATATGGTATACCAGTGCGGGGAAAAGAAGTCCTTGGTGTACTTCACCTGAAAGGATTTATTATCGATGATGAAGTGATATACAGTGGTGCCAGCCTGAATAATGTATATCTTCAATATCAGAATCGTTACCGTTTTGACCGCTATCATGTCATTCAAAGTAAAGCATTGGCTGACTCCATGGCTGGTTTTATTCACTGTCAGATGCTTTCTCATCCTGCGGTCAATAATCTGGCAACACCTTCCCGCCCGGTCACCAAGGAACTCAAGCCCGTCATACGACAATTCAGAAACTGTTTATCTCAGGCTAAATATCCATTTCAGCATCAGGAAATATCGCCAGGCCATGTTGGTATTACGCCACTCGTGGGCGTTGGAAAGAAAAGTAATCATCTGAATTTGCATATCAATCACATGATCTCGCGGGCTCAAAAAGAGATTTTCATTTGCACGCCATATTTTAACTTTCCCAAACGAATCGAAGTTCAGGTAAAGCGTGCGCTGAAGCGTGGCGTCAAAGTCAACATCATTGTCGGCGACAAAACCGCAAATGATTTTTATATCCGGCCTGAAGATACATTTAAAACAATAGGTGGCTTACCCTATTTATATGAATTGAACCTTCGCCGTTTTGCTAAAGCTAATGAAGACAAAATAGCCAGTCGCCAGCTTTCAATTCATGTATGGAAGCATGACGACAATAGTTTTCATTTGAAAGGGATCTGGGTTGACCGACAGTACATGTTAATTACAGGTAATAACCTCAATCCCCGTGCATGGCGGCTTGATCTGGAAAATGGCCTCCTGATCCAGGACCAATACGGTCACCTGACCAGTAAATTTGAGCAGGAATTCGAAAATATTCTCCAACATACCCAGCTTATCTGTACCTATAAGCAAATTGATGCTCTCGATACGTACCCCCCCAAAGTTCAACGACTGATTAAACGTATTTTACGGGTAAAAGCAGACAGGATTTTAAAACATATTCTTTGA
- the murB gene encoding UDP-N-acetylmuramate dehydrogenase, which yields MQIHSNASLRAYHTFGIAQCCRFLVEVSSVDELVDVYRRPEWKNLPKMVLGQGSNVLFTTFFDGVVIINCLKGITISENSATYHLHVSAGEDWPDLVENTVRQNIAGLENLAMIPGCAGSAPIQNIGAYGIEFKDICEYVDYLCLESLTVHRLSKNECCFGYRDSVFKHHLYQKAVVVAIGLVVVKNRAPALHYGALRQLPEDAGAEAVFEHVCHIRQEKLPDPEVSGNAGSFFKNPVISHEDFELIKQRFPDIVSYPQEQGVKLAAGWLIEQCGLKGMKIGGAQVHPNQALVLVNDDNATAEDVIRLAAHVYSRVFETYGVSLEHEVRFIGATGEVYLSDLIKKECSG from the coding sequence ATGCAAATACATTCGAATGCCAGCCTGCGTGCTTACCATACTTTTGGTATTGCGCAATGTTGTCGGTTTTTGGTCGAGGTGAGTTCTGTTGATGAGCTGGTTGATGTTTATCGCCGGCCTGAGTGGAAAAATCTGCCTAAAATGGTTCTGGGGCAGGGAAGTAATGTACTGTTTACTACTTTCTTTGATGGGGTTGTCATCATCAATTGTCTGAAAGGAATTACAATTTCTGAAAATAGTGCGACCTATCATTTACACGTCAGCGCCGGAGAAGACTGGCCTGATTTGGTGGAAAATACCGTCAGACAAAATATAGCCGGACTTGAAAACCTTGCCATGATTCCGGGTTGCGCAGGTAGTGCACCGATCCAAAATATTGGTGCTTATGGCATTGAATTCAAAGATATCTGTGAATATGTTGATTACCTCTGTCTGGAAAGCCTGACCGTTCACCGCCTCAGTAAAAATGAATGCTGTTTTGGTTACAGAGATTCAGTTTTTAAACATCATTTGTATCAAAAGGCTGTTGTGGTTGCTATCGGATTGGTTGTCGTGAAAAACAGAGCGCCTGCACTGCATTATGGTGCTTTGCGCCAGCTTCCTGAAGATGCCGGGGCTGAAGCGGTTTTTGAACATGTTTGTCATATTCGTCAGGAAAAATTACCGGACCCGGAGGTGAGCGGTAATGCCGGGAGTTTCTTCAAAAATCCGGTGATTTCACATGAGGATTTTGAACTGATTAAACAACGTTTTCCCGATATTGTAAGTTATCCTCAGGAACAGGGTGTGAAGCTGGCGGCGGGTTGGCTGATTGAACAATGTGGCCTGAAAGGTATGAAGATTGGCGGAGCGCAGGTACACCCAAATCAGGCGCTTGTTTTGGTGAATGATGATAATGCAACTGCGGAAGATGTTATCCGGTTAGCTGCCCATGTTTATTCCCGGGTATTTGAAACATATGGTGTTTCACTTGAGCATGAAGTGCGTTTTATTGGTGCGACGGGAGAAGTTTATTTAAGTGATTTGATTAAAAAGGAATGTTCCGGATGA
- the birA gene encoding bifunctional biotin--[acetyl-CoA-carboxylase] ligase/biotin operon repressor BirA, with the protein MKTHQAKLKILSLLSDGQFYSGEYLGEQLGVSRAAVSKHIKGIQDWGVDVFRVQGKGYQLAQPMQLLDEHLIQQHVSNPVTLHPIIDSTNQYLVERAGDLESGAVCLAEYQSKGRGRRGRQWNSPFGANLYFSMYWKLEAGMAAAMGLSLVVGIAVIEALKALGVDDVKLKWPNDLYYQDKKLAGILVEVSGQAGDAAHLIIGMGMNLFMRQEDITIDQPWTTLSQVMGEHLIDRNELAVALIRSWTDILRGYEETGIAGFIDAWNSMDNFINRPVKLLMGDQVVRGIERGIDTHGAVLLETEEGIRSFVGGEISLRSDEKQDDN; encoded by the coding sequence ATGAAGACACATCAGGCCAAATTAAAAATTTTGTCGCTATTATCTGATGGGCAATTTTATTCCGGCGAATATCTGGGAGAGCAGCTGGGTGTCTCAAGAGCCGCGGTTAGCAAACACATCAAAGGCATACAGGACTGGGGTGTTGATGTTTTTCGTGTTCAGGGAAAAGGTTATCAGCTTGCCCAACCAATGCAGCTTTTGGATGAACATTTAATTCAACAGCATGTGTCTAATCCTGTCACACTTCATCCTATTATTGACTCGACAAATCAGTATTTAGTCGAACGGGCCGGAGACCTTGAATCTGGTGCTGTCTGTCTTGCTGAATATCAGTCAAAGGGGCGCGGGCGAAGAGGAAGACAATGGAACTCACCTTTTGGAGCTAATCTCTATTTTTCAATGTACTGGAAGCTGGAAGCCGGTATGGCTGCCGCAATGGGGCTGAGTCTGGTTGTTGGTATCGCCGTGATTGAGGCCCTGAAAGCGCTTGGTGTTGATGATGTAAAGCTTAAGTGGCCGAATGATCTTTATTATCAGGATAAAAAGCTGGCAGGTATTCTTGTTGAAGTTTCCGGCCAGGCGGGTGACGCAGCGCATTTAATTATAGGCATGGGCATGAATCTGTTTATGCGGCAGGAGGATATTACGATTGACCAGCCATGGACGACCCTTTCTCAGGTAATGGGGGAGCATTTGATTGATCGTAATGAGCTGGCAGTTGCTTTAATTCGTTCCTGGACGGATATATTGAGAGGTTATGAAGAAACAGGGATTGCAGGTTTCATTGACGCATGGAATAGCATGGATAATTTTATTAACCGCCCGGTGAAATTACTGATGGGAGATCAGGTGGTTCGTGGTATTGAAAGAGGGATTGATACACATGGTGCAGTCTTACTGGAGACAGAGGAAGGTATACGCAGTTTTGTTGGTGGTGAGATTTCGTTAAGAAGTGATGAAAAACAGGATGACAATTAG
- the rho gene encoding transcription termination factor Rho, with product MNLTELKNRPVSDLVKLGESLGLENLARLRKQDIIFSILKAHAKSGEDIFGDGVLEILQDGFGFLRSSDSSYLAGPDDIYVSPSQIRRFNLRTGDSISGKIRPPKEGERYFALLKVNTVNDDKPDNARNKILFENLTPLHANERMIMERGNGSTEDITARVLDLASPIGKGQRGLIVAPPKAGKTMLLQNIAQSIAYNHPECELMVLLIDERPEEVTEMQRLVKGEVVASTFDEPASRHVQVAEMVIEKAKRLVEHKKDVVILLDSITRLARAYNTVVPSSGKVLTGGVDANALHRPKRFFGAARNVEEGGSLTIIATALVDTGSKMDEVIYEEFKGTGNMELHLNRKIAEKRVFPAIDFNRSGTRREELLTKADELQKMWILRKIVHPMGEIDAMEFLIDKLAMTKTNDEFFDAMRRQ from the coding sequence ATGAACCTAACAGAACTAAAGAACAGACCTGTGTCTGATCTCGTGAAACTTGGTGAAAGCCTCGGGCTGGAAAACCTTGCACGTTTGAGAAAACAAGACATTATCTTCTCGATACTGAAAGCGCATGCAAAGAGCGGAGAAGATATTTTTGGTGATGGCGTGTTAGAAATTCTGCAGGATGGTTTCGGCTTCTTGCGCAGCTCTGACAGCTCCTATCTGGCAGGCCCGGATGACATCTATGTGTCACCCAGTCAGATACGTCGTTTTAACCTGCGTACAGGGGATTCCATCTCCGGTAAGATTCGCCCGCCAAAAGAAGGTGAGCGTTATTTTGCATTGCTGAAAGTGAATACTGTTAACGACGACAAGCCAGACAATGCCCGCAATAAGATCCTCTTTGAAAACCTGACGCCGTTACATGCCAATGAGCGTATGATTATGGAGCGGGGGAATGGCTCAACAGAAGACATCACTGCGCGTGTTCTTGATCTGGCATCACCGATTGGTAAAGGCCAGCGTGGGTTGATTGTTGCGCCGCCAAAAGCGGGTAAGACGATGCTTTTGCAAAATATTGCTCAAAGCATTGCGTACAATCACCCTGAATGTGAACTGATGGTACTTTTGATTGATGAACGTCCGGAAGAAGTCACAGAAATGCAGCGTTTGGTCAAAGGTGAAGTGGTTGCTTCGACTTTCGATGAGCCTGCATCCCGCCACGTTCAGGTTGCTGAAATGGTGATTGAAAAGGCCAAACGTCTGGTTGAGCATAAAAAAGATGTTGTTATCTTGCTTGACTCAATTACACGTTTAGCCCGTGCATATAATACGGTCGTCCCTTCATCCGGAAAAGTATTAACCGGTGGTGTGGACGCGAATGCATTACACCGGCCCAAAAGATTTTTCGGCGCTGCACGGAATGTTGAAGAAGGCGGAAGCCTGACAATTATTGCCACAGCGTTGGTTGATACCGGTTCTAAAATGGATGAAGTCATTTACGAAGAGTTCAAAGGAACTGGTAACATGGAGTTACACCTGAATCGTAAGATTGCTGAGAAACGGGTTTTCCCTGCAATTGACTTTAACCGTTCCGGTACGCGTCGTGAAGAATTGCTGACAAAAGCCGACGAGCTGCAGAAAATGTGGATTTTGCGCAAGATCGTTCACCCGATGGGAGAAATCGATGCGATGGAATTCCTCATTGATAAGCTTGCAATGACAAAAACCAATGACGAGTTTTTTGATGCTATGAGACGTCAATAA
- the fre gene encoding NAD(P)H-flavin reductase yields the protein MIIQSKVKSIQPLASNTYKILLQPSKPVSFKPGQYLMVVMGEQDKRPFSIASSPCRHEGELELHIGAAEHNAYAFEVVEMMKAAMKDNQDISIDVPHGDAWLRETSERDLLLIAGGTGFSYVRSILDHCLSQSVSRNIYLYWGAKDSHQLYAIDELNQIDEQNTNVQFIPVIETAESNWQGKTGNVIQAVAEDFDSLADVDIYIAGRFEMAGFAREQFTLNKHARSDHIYGDAYSFI from the coding sequence ATGATAATTCAAAGTAAAGTTAAGTCGATTCAGCCTTTAGCCAGCAATACCTATAAAATATTATTACAGCCGTCGAAGCCTGTTTCATTTAAACCCGGACAATACTTAATGGTTGTCATGGGAGAGCAGGATAAACGTCCGTTTTCTATTGCAAGCAGTCCTTGCCGGCATGAAGGCGAGCTGGAATTGCATATCGGAGCTGCTGAGCATAATGCATATGCGTTTGAAGTCGTTGAAATGATGAAAGCTGCAATGAAAGACAATCAGGATATCAGTATTGATGTACCTCATGGTGATGCGTGGTTACGGGAAACTTCAGAACGGGACCTTTTACTGATTGCCGGAGGAACCGGCTTTAGCTATGTACGCTCGATTCTGGACCATTGTCTGAGCCAGTCAGTCAGCCGAAATATATATCTTTACTGGGGAGCGAAGGATAGTCATCAACTCTACGCGATTGATGAGCTCAATCAAATTGATGAGCAGAACACAAATGTTCAGTTTATCCCTGTCATTGAAACAGCTGAGAGTAACTGGCAGGGTAAAACCGGCAATGTGATTCAGGCGGTTGCAGAAGATTTTGATTCGCTTGCTGATGTGGATATTTATATTGCTGGCAGGTTTGAAATGGCAGGCTTTGCCCGGGAACAGTTTACCTTGAATAAGCATGCCCGCAGCGATCATATTTATGGTGATGCTTATAGCTTTATCTGA
- the secE gene encoding preprotein translocase subunit SecE: MKANHAETPESSNAVDKFKWFLALVLLAAAVVGNSFYGETVSIVIRAAGVIVLIAAALGVAATTIKGQIAIKFAREAKIEVRKVVWPTRQETIQTTLIVLAVCVVMALALWGIDGIMVRLVAFATGV; the protein is encoded by the coding sequence ATGAAAGCAAATCATGCTGAAACTCCTGAGAGCTCCAATGCAGTTGATAAGTTTAAGTGGTTTCTTGCTCTTGTTCTGTTGGCTGCTGCAGTAGTAGGTAACTCATTTTACGGTGAGACAGTCTCCATTGTAATCCGGGCTGCGGGTGTCATCGTTTTGATCGCGGCTGCACTGGGTGTTGCTGCGACAACAATTAAAGGTCAGATTGCAATTAAGTTTGCCCGCGAAGCGAAAATCGAAGTGCGCAAAGTGGTATGGCCTACTCGTCAAGAGACCATACAGACAACGCTGATTGTATTGGCTGTATGTGTTGTTATGGCATTAGCTCTGTGGGGTATTGACGGTATTATGGTTCGTCTTGTTGCATTCGCAACAGGAGTATAG
- a CDS encoding GNAT family N-acetyltransferase, protein MNQLLFEQLDPIKIPLIQRFYKQHYPSGKAKKDEQVIIAKDNQHQICAAVRFRHISNYQLLTGMTVATEKRQQGIGHQLLTFCEQRILHEQVYCFALAHLKDFYTTHHFRYQEPDTLPEAIRTLYFRYTRQGKVLIPMRYITPGPR, encoded by the coding sequence ATGAATCAATTATTATTCGAACAACTTGATCCTATTAAGATACCACTCATTCAACGTTTTTATAAACAACACTATCCGTCCGGAAAAGCAAAAAAAGATGAGCAAGTGATTATAGCCAAAGATAATCAGCATCAAATTTGTGCAGCGGTACGATTCAGACACATATCGAACTACCAGTTATTAACCGGTATGACAGTGGCAACAGAAAAGAGGCAGCAAGGCATAGGTCATCAGTTACTGACTTTTTGTGAACAACGGATCCTCCATGAGCAAGTCTATTGCTTTGCATTGGCACATTTAAAAGATTTTTACACGACTCATCACTTCAGATATCAAGAACCAGATACTTTGCCTGAAGCTATTCGAACGCTCTATTTTCGGTATACCCGTCAGGGAAAAGTCCTTATCCCTATGAGATACATCACCCCGGGTCCCCGATAA
- the ubiD gene encoding 4-hydroxy-3-polyprenylbenzoate decarboxylase: MIFKDLRDFIIYLESIDQLKRIQHPVDPKFEMTEICDRTLRAAGPALLFENPIGYDMPVLANLFGTPERVAMGMGRENVQELREVGQLLAYLKEPEPPKGFKDALNKLPVFKQVLNMPVKRLKKAPCQEIIWQGDEVDLDKIPVMTCWPGDVAPLMTWGLTVTRGPVKKRQNLGIYRQQKIAKNKIIMRWFSHRGGATDFFDWREAHPGEPFPVSVAFGADPATLLGAVTPVPDTLSEYAFAGLLRGSKSEVVKSVSNDLEIPASAEIVLEGYIDPEEYADEGPYGDHTGYFNEVERHHVFTVTHMTMRRDPLYHSTYTGRPPDEPAVLGEALNEVFVPILQKQFPEITDFYLPPEGCSYRMAIVTMKKQYPGHAKRVMMGVWSFLRQFMYTKFVVVCDEDVNARDWKDVIWAITTRMDPARDTVLIENTPIDSLDFASPKVGLGSKMGMDATNKWPGETEREWGRQIQKDADVVARVDQMWDELGIM, from the coding sequence ATGATTTTTAAGGATTTACGCGATTTTATTATATATCTTGAAAGTATTGATCAGTTAAAGCGTATTCAGCACCCGGTTGATCCCAAATTCGAGATGACAGAAATATGTGACAGGACTTTGCGCGCTGCTGGTCCCGCGCTTTTATTTGAAAACCCGATTGGTTATGACATGCCTGTACTGGCTAATTTATTTGGTACGCCTGAACGTGTCGCGATGGGGATGGGGCGTGAAAATGTTCAGGAACTTCGGGAAGTCGGACAACTATTAGCTTATCTGAAAGAGCCTGAACCGCCGAAGGGGTTTAAAGATGCTTTAAATAAACTTCCGGTTTTTAAACAAGTCCTGAATATGCCGGTGAAGCGGTTGAAAAAGGCACCCTGCCAGGAAATTATCTGGCAAGGTGATGAGGTGGATCTGGATAAGATTCCGGTGATGACCTGCTGGCCTGGTGATGTGGCACCGCTAATGACATGGGGACTTACTGTGACCCGGGGGCCGGTAAAAAAACGTCAGAATCTGGGTATTTACCGACAGCAAAAGATAGCTAAAAATAAAATCATTATGCGTTGGTTTTCTCACCGGGGAGGCGCGACAGACTTTTTTGACTGGCGTGAAGCGCATCCGGGAGAACCATTTCCTGTCTCTGTTGCTTTTGGCGCAGATCCTGCCACGCTTTTAGGTGCTGTAACGCCAGTACCGGACACGTTGTCAGAATATGCTTTTGCTGGCTTATTGCGGGGCAGCAAGTCAGAAGTGGTCAAGTCTGTCAGTAACGATTTGGAAATACCGGCAAGCGCCGAGATTGTTCTCGAAGGATATATTGATCCGGAAGAATATGCGGATGAAGGTCCTTATGGCGATCATACCGGATATTTTAATGAGGTTGAGCGTCATCATGTCTTTACTGTTACTCATATGACAATGCGCAGAGATCCTCTCTATCACAGTACCTATACCGGGCGTCCACCAGATGAACCTGCCGTTTTAGGCGAAGCGTTGAATGAGGTTTTTGTTCCGATATTACAAAAACAGTTTCCGGAGATTACTGACTTCTATTTACCGCCGGAAGGATGTTCCTACCGAATGGCGATTGTGACGATGAAGAAACAATATCCAGGTCATGCCAAGCGGGTCATGATGGGCGTTTGGTCTTTTTTACGGCAATTTATGTATACCAAATTTGTTGTTGTTTGTGATGAGGACGTCAATGCGAGAGACTGGAAGGATGTCATCTGGGCGATTACAACAAGAATGGATCCGGCCCGTGATACGGTTTTGATTGAGAATACACCGATCGACTCACTTGATTTTGCTTCTCCAAAAGTTGGATTGGGTTCTAAAATGGGAATGGATGCAACGAATAAATGGCCTGGGGAAACAGAGCGGGAATGGGGCAGACAAATTCAGAAAGATGCCGATGTTGTTGCCAGAGTCGATCAAATGTGGGATGAGCTGGGAATTATGTAA
- the trxA gene encoding thioredoxin TrxA: MSDKILQLSDEGFEDSVIKAAGPVLVDFWAEWCGPCKMIAPILDEIAEEFGDKLTIGKLNIDQNADTPAKFGIRGIPTLLLFKNGQVAATKVGALSKTQLVEFLDSHL; encoded by the coding sequence ATGAGTGATAAGATTTTGCAGCTTAGTGATGAAGGTTTTGAGGACAGTGTAATCAAAGCTGCAGGCCCTGTTCTTGTAGATTTTTGGGCGGAATGGTGTGGTCCATGTAAAATGATTGCTCCGATTCTCGATGAGATCGCAGAAGAGTTCGGAGATAAACTCACTATCGGAAAACTGAATATTGATCAAAATGCTGATACGCCAGCGAAATTTGGTATTCGTGGTATCCCGACTTTATTGTTGTTTAAGAATGGTCAGGTTGCTGCAACAAAAGTTGGTGCGTTGTCCAAAACTCAGTTGGTTGAGTTTTTAGATTCACATTTGTGA